One window of the Amycolatopsis mediterranei genome contains the following:
- a CDS encoding ABC transporter permease: MTTAETPRQIAWSRRRAALRKTWREFSGQRAALAGLVLLGATVLVALLLPLVSDESGLDVTKATGAPLSPPNADFWLGTDNFGRSVLLLTVWGSRISLLVGFSAALLSVVIGTLIGITAAHFGGWVSATLLRFTDFFLVLPSLILAIALSAVLPRGVGTIIVAIGLTAWPSTARLVRAQTLTIESRPYIERAHALGGGHRHIIGRHVLPGVMPLVLANTTLVVGNAVIADATLSFLGVGDPNSITWGLVLENALNNGAISRGAWWNVLPPGIAIVLVVLFFTLVGRGLETVFNPRLKK, translated from the coding sequence ATGACCACCGCCGAGACGCCCCGGCAGATCGCCTGGAGCCGCCGCCGCGCGGCGCTGAGGAAGACCTGGCGCGAGTTCTCCGGCCAGCGGGCCGCGCTCGCCGGGCTCGTCCTGCTCGGCGCCACCGTGCTCGTCGCCCTGCTCCTGCCGCTGGTCAGCGACGAGAGCGGCCTCGACGTCACCAAGGCCACCGGGGCACCGCTGTCCCCGCCGAACGCCGACTTCTGGCTCGGCACCGACAACTTCGGCCGCTCGGTGCTGCTGCTGACCGTCTGGGGCAGCCGGATCTCCCTGCTCGTCGGGTTCTCCGCCGCCCTGCTCTCGGTCGTGATCGGCACCCTCATCGGCATCACCGCCGCCCACTTCGGCGGCTGGGTGTCGGCGACGCTGCTGCGGTTCACCGACTTCTTCCTGGTCCTGCCCTCGCTGATCCTCGCGATCGCGCTCTCGGCGGTGCTGCCCAGGGGCGTCGGCACGATCATCGTCGCCATCGGCCTCACCGCCTGGCCCAGCACCGCCCGGCTCGTCCGGGCCCAGACGCTGACCATCGAGAGCCGCCCCTACATCGAGCGCGCCCACGCTCTCGGCGGCGGCCACCGGCACATCATCGGCCGGCACGTCCTGCCCGGCGTGATGCCGCTGGTGCTGGCCAACACCACCCTCGTCGTCGGCAACGCCGTCATCGCCGACGCGACGCTGTCGTTCCTCGGCGTCGGCGACCCCAACTCCATCACCTGGGGCCTGGTGCTGGAAAACGCGCTCAACAACGGCGCCATCAGCCGCGGCGCCTGGTGGAACGTGCTCCCGCCGGGTATCGCCATCGTCCTCGTCGTCCTCTTCTTCACCCTGGTCGGCCGGGGCCTGGAGACCGTGTTCAACCCGAGGTTGAAGAAGTGA
- a CDS encoding prolyl oligopeptidase family serine peptidase: protein MSRISPYGTWSSPITAAEVAAAGGGPQWLDVVGNEVWWAEARPAEQGRVALVRAVPGGTEDVLPAPWNVRNRLHEYGGRPWAAAGGSVVFTHWADQRVYAQSEIGVVALTPSPAQPQGVRYGDLRAGRPGEVWAVRERGTGPRPADVERDLVAIAVDGGGERVLAASHRFLTVPKLSPDGRHAAWFGWDHPLMPWDGTELCVSEVAADGTFGPHRVLAGGADVSVCQVEWETPATLLALMDPGGWWNLHRIGLDGSVVNLAPVERELGGPLWKTGSRWFAPLGGGRHAVLSSGRLAVLDEADGTVAPVADELTAWSSTGLAVSGDTVVGVAGGPSREAAVVRVSLDGTVTDLTPQPELSSAFLPVPQERVFSTADGETVPVVLYPPRNPECAAPDGELPPLLVDVHGGPTGQRFPVLDLEIAYFTSRGIGVAAVNYGGSTGYGRAYRERLREQWGVVDVADCVAVAEALVAAGLADGERVGIRGGSAGGFTAAAALTTTKTYRAGTVMYPVLDLAGWVADTHDFESRYLDGLVGPLPDERQRYVERSPLANVGRLAGAVLFQQGLEDRICPPEQADRFVARLAGRGIPYAYQRFAGEQHGFRQAATIVAALEAELSFYGQVFGFETPGVARLELSR, encoded by the coding sequence GTGTCTCGGATCTCCCCGTACGGAACCTGGTCGTCGCCCATCACCGCCGCCGAAGTGGCCGCCGCCGGTGGCGGCCCGCAGTGGCTCGACGTCGTCGGGAACGAGGTGTGGTGGGCCGAGGCGCGACCGGCTGAGCAGGGCCGGGTCGCGCTGGTCCGGGCGGTGCCGGGTGGCACCGAGGACGTGCTGCCGGCTCCGTGGAACGTCCGCAACCGGCTGCACGAGTACGGCGGGCGGCCGTGGGCGGCCGCCGGGGGGTCCGTGGTGTTCACGCACTGGGCCGATCAGCGCGTGTACGCGCAGAGCGAAATCGGCGTGGTGGCGCTCACGCCGTCCCCCGCGCAGCCGCAGGGCGTCCGCTACGGCGATCTGCGGGCCGGGCGGCCGGGCGAGGTGTGGGCGGTCCGCGAGCGCGGCACCGGGCCGCGTCCCGCCGACGTCGAGCGGGACCTCGTCGCGATCGCCGTGGACGGTGGCGGCGAGCGGGTCCTGGCCGCGAGCCACCGGTTCCTGACCGTGCCGAAGCTGTCGCCGGACGGGCGGCACGCGGCCTGGTTCGGCTGGGACCACCCGCTGATGCCGTGGGACGGCACCGAGCTGTGCGTGTCCGAGGTGGCCGCGGACGGCACGTTCGGGCCGCACCGGGTGCTGGCCGGCGGCGCGGACGTCTCGGTGTGCCAGGTCGAGTGGGAGACGCCGGCGACGCTGCTGGCGCTCATGGACCCCGGTGGCTGGTGGAACCTGCACCGGATCGGCCTGGACGGGTCGGTGGTGAACCTCGCGCCGGTGGAGCGGGAGCTGGGCGGGCCGCTGTGGAAGACGGGGTCGCGGTGGTTCGCGCCGCTGGGCGGCGGGCGGCACGCCGTGCTGTCCTCGGGCCGGCTGGCGGTGCTCGACGAAGCGGACGGCACCGTGGCGCCGGTGGCCGACGAGCTGACGGCGTGGTCTTCGACGGGACTCGCGGTGTCCGGCGACACGGTCGTGGGCGTCGCGGGCGGTCCGTCGCGTGAGGCTGCGGTCGTGCGGGTTTCCCTCGACGGCACGGTGACGGACCTGACGCCGCAGCCGGAGCTGTCCTCGGCGTTCCTGCCGGTGCCGCAGGAGCGGGTGTTCAGCACGGCCGACGGCGAGACCGTGCCGGTGGTGCTGTACCCGCCGCGGAACCCGGAGTGTGCCGCACCCGACGGGGAACTGCCGCCGCTGCTGGTGGACGTCCACGGCGGCCCGACCGGGCAGCGCTTCCCCGTGCTCGACCTCGAGATCGCGTACTTCACCAGCCGCGGCATCGGCGTGGCGGCGGTGAACTACGGCGGGTCGACGGGGTACGGCCGCGCCTACCGCGAGCGGCTGCGGGAGCAGTGGGGGGTGGTGGACGTCGCCGACTGCGTCGCGGTGGCCGAGGCGCTGGTGGCGGCCGGGCTGGCCGACGGTGAGCGGGTGGGGATCCGGGGCGGCAGCGCGGGCGGGTTCACCGCGGCCGCGGCGCTGACGACGACGAAGACCTACCGGGCGGGGACGGTGATGTACCCGGTGCTGGACCTGGCCGGGTGGGTCGCCGACACGCACGACTTCGAGTCGCGCTACCTGGACGGGCTCGTCGGGCCGCTGCCGGACGAGCGGCAGCGGTACGTCGAACGGTCCCCGCTGGCGAACGTCGGGCGGCTGGCCGGGGCGGTGCTGTTCCAGCAGGGGCTGGAGGACCGGATCTGCCCGCCGGAGCAGGCCGACCGGTTCGTGGCCCGGCTGGCCGGGCGCGGGATCCCGTACGCCTACCAGCGCTTCGCCGGGGAGCAGCACGGGTTCCGGCAGGCGGCGACGATCGTGGCAGCCCTGGAGGCGGAGTTGTCGTTCTACGGTCAGGTGTTCGGCTTCGAGACGCCGGGCGTGGCGCGGCTGGAGCTGTCGCGGTGA
- the mptB gene encoding polyprenol phosphomannose-dependent alpha 1,6 mannosyltransferase MptB — protein MATTTDPAQTPSTGLAERLRVPSRFPYRTIAMGTVGSTLLMIAALGAGGILISDPVLGHGPLSWVRYGHGRMLANAVLYTGFGMVVWAWVRLGRYVLAGRIGSRPILVAAGCWMAPLLVSPPLFTRDVFSYLGQGAQLLYGRDPYANGPAELDVLPNVVQNVHPLWQTTPAPYGPLFLLISKGVVATTGDNMILGVILMRVVLLAGLAGTLWALPRLVKHLGGKLPVALWLAVASPMMVIHLFGGPHNDLMMLAFLTIGVLAALERKHALAVVLVTIGMLIKPTAAIALPFIVWMWANHLTGESKVRNFLRAGAASVGLFLPVFVAGTWISLGSLNLGWWSGLKAPQLIANWLNIPTGIGEVFYNLVHLIVDVQVSPFVTVARAAGMLLLIGIGIRQWWLARDGGTEAVYRAGISLLAVAILMPPTLPWYLTWGFVLLSAFKWQPRHLALVVAVSVFVTLVYYPTGEQALYDWWFIALVVVASLYSAASLLRPDPLGIIDAWRRPEKFLRD, from the coding sequence ATGGCGACCACCACCGACCCCGCACAGACGCCCTCGACCGGCCTGGCCGAGCGGCTCCGCGTGCCCTCGCGATTCCCCTACCGCACGATCGCGATGGGCACCGTCGGCAGCACCCTGCTGATGATCGCCGCCCTCGGCGCCGGCGGCATCCTGATCTCCGACCCCGTGCTCGGCCACGGCCCGCTCTCGTGGGTCCGCTACGGCCACGGGCGCATGCTCGCCAACGCCGTCCTCTACACCGGCTTCGGCATGGTCGTCTGGGCGTGGGTCCGCCTCGGCCGCTACGTCCTCGCCGGCCGCATCGGCAGCCGCCCGATCCTGGTCGCCGCCGGCTGCTGGATGGCGCCGCTGCTGGTGTCGCCGCCGCTGTTCACCCGCGACGTCTTCTCCTACCTCGGCCAGGGCGCCCAGCTGCTCTACGGGCGCGACCCGTACGCCAACGGCCCCGCCGAGCTCGACGTGCTGCCGAACGTCGTGCAGAACGTCCACCCGCTCTGGCAGACCACCCCGGCCCCGTACGGCCCGCTGTTCCTGCTGATCTCCAAGGGCGTGGTCGCCACCACCGGCGACAACATGATCCTCGGCGTCATCCTCATGCGCGTCGTGCTGCTGGCCGGCCTGGCCGGGACGCTCTGGGCACTGCCGCGGCTGGTCAAGCACCTCGGCGGCAAGCTCCCGGTCGCGCTGTGGCTCGCGGTGGCCAGCCCGATGATGGTCATCCACCTCTTCGGCGGCCCGCACAACGACCTGATGATGCTCGCGTTCCTCACCATCGGCGTCCTCGCCGCCCTCGAGCGCAAGCACGCCCTCGCGGTCGTCCTGGTCACGATCGGCATGCTGATCAAACCCACCGCGGCGATCGCGCTGCCGTTCATCGTCTGGATGTGGGCCAACCACCTCACGGGCGAGTCGAAGGTCCGCAACTTCCTGCGCGCCGGCGCGGCCTCGGTGGGCCTGTTCCTACCGGTGTTCGTGGCGGGCACGTGGATCTCGCTGGGTTCGCTCAACCTCGGCTGGTGGTCCGGGCTCAAGGCCCCGCAGCTCATCGCGAACTGGCTCAACATCCCCACCGGCATCGGCGAGGTGTTCTACAACCTGGTCCACCTGATCGTGGACGTCCAGGTCTCGCCGTTCGTGACGGTCGCCCGCGCGGCGGGCATGCTCCTGCTGATCGGCATCGGCATCCGGCAGTGGTGGCTCGCCCGCGACGGCGGCACGGAGGCGGTCTACCGGGCCGGGATCTCGCTCCTGGCCGTGGCGATCCTCATGCCGCCGACCCTGCCGTGGTACCTGACCTGGGGTTTCGTGCTGCTGTCGGCGTTCAAGTGGCAGCCCCGGCACTTGGCGCTGGTGGTGGCGGTGTCGGTGTTCGTGACGCTGGTGTACTACCCGACGGGCGAGCAGGCCCTCTACGACTGGTGGTTCATCGCCCTGGTCGTGGTGGCCAGCCTCTACTCGGCGGCGTCCCTGCTGCGCCCGGACCCGCTGGGCATCATCGACGCCTGGCGCCGCCCGGAGAAGTTCCTCCGCGACTAG
- a CDS encoding S66 peptidase family protein: protein MRPPRLRAGDTLALVAPAGPVPADLLEKALPVLRGWGVEVRVGPCVRAEPGSPPYLSGSDAARAAEFTEAWLDPGVRCVLAARGGYGVQRMLDLVDWAALRAAGPKVLAGSSDITALHRAVDVHLGLSTLFSPMPASVLFDDFAVEHLRRSLFEPERTTVVRGGSALVPGRASGVLTGGNLSLLAAGIGTREHGSARDAIVLLEDVTEGVYRLDRMLTQLLRSGWFSGVRGIVLGSWAACGAPADVRALVLDRLGPLGVPLVEEFGFGHVASSPTLPLGVPVTLDADLGTLTFDSPALS from the coding sequence GTGAGGCCGCCGCGGCTGCGGGCCGGCGACACGCTGGCTCTGGTGGCGCCGGCCGGACCGGTGCCGGCGGACCTGCTGGAGAAGGCGCTGCCGGTGCTGCGCGGCTGGGGCGTCGAGGTGCGGGTCGGGCCGTGCGTGCGGGCCGAGCCGGGCTCGCCGCCGTACCTGTCCGGTTCGGACGCGGCGCGGGCAGCGGAGTTCACCGAGGCGTGGCTGGATCCCGGGGTGCGGTGCGTGCTGGCGGCGCGCGGCGGGTACGGCGTGCAGCGGATGCTGGACCTGGTGGACTGGGCGGCGCTGCGGGCGGCGGGCCCGAAGGTGCTGGCCGGGTCGTCGGACATCACGGCGTTGCACCGGGCGGTGGACGTCCACCTCGGACTGTCCACTTTGTTCTCCCCGATGCCGGCGAGCGTGCTGTTCGACGACTTCGCGGTCGAGCACCTGCGGCGGTCGCTGTTCGAACCGGAGCGGACCACGGTGGTGCGCGGCGGTTCGGCGCTGGTGCCGGGCCGGGCGTCGGGGGTGTTGACGGGTGGGAACCTGTCGCTGCTGGCGGCGGGGATCGGGACACGGGAGCACGGGTCGGCGCGGGACGCGATCGTGCTGCTGGAGGACGTGACGGAGGGCGTGTACCGGCTGGACCGGATGCTGACGCAGCTGCTGCGCAGCGGCTGGTTCTCCGGGGTGCGCGGGATCGTGCTGGGTTCGTGGGCGGCGTGCGGGGCTCCGGCGGACGTGCGGGCGCTGGTGCTGGACCGGCTGGGGCCGTTGGGGGTGCCGCTGGTGGAGGAGTTCGGGTTCGGGCACGTGGCGTCGTCGCCGACGTTGCCGCTGGGGGTGCCGGTGACGTTGGACGCGGACCTGGGGACGCTGACGTTCGACTCCCCCGCGTTGTCATGA
- a CDS encoding SCO1664 family protein yields MATAPADPASRELVTHGRIDVEGRLVDASNVTLFCAIELDGVTGRVVYKPVSGERPLWDFPDGTLAGREVATAIIADAAGIGAIPPTVLRDGPFGPGMVQLWVETTEDDLVEVLPPDDVPDGWRPVLHAHDRLGEPAVLAHANHPGLRDLAVLDIVVNNTDRKGGHLLPGVDGHVYGVDHGICLHTDPKLRTVLWGWIGEPLPPDTVEKLRKLRSELDGGLGTTLAEHITKFEIRALAERTDVLLAEGIFPEPGDDWRAIPWPLF; encoded by the coding sequence ATGGCGACTGCCCCCGCCGACCCCGCGTCCCGCGAACTCGTCACCCACGGCCGCATCGACGTCGAAGGCCGGCTGGTCGACGCCTCCAACGTCACGCTCTTCTGCGCCATCGAGCTCGACGGCGTCACCGGCCGGGTCGTCTACAAGCCGGTGTCGGGGGAGCGGCCGCTGTGGGACTTCCCCGACGGCACCCTGGCCGGGCGCGAGGTCGCCACCGCGATCATCGCCGACGCCGCCGGCATCGGCGCGATCCCGCCGACCGTGCTGCGCGACGGCCCGTTCGGCCCCGGCATGGTCCAGCTGTGGGTCGAAACCACCGAAGACGACCTGGTGGAAGTCCTGCCGCCCGACGACGTCCCCGACGGCTGGCGCCCGGTGCTGCACGCCCACGACCGGCTCGGCGAACCCGCGGTGCTCGCCCACGCGAACCACCCCGGGCTGCGCGACCTCGCCGTGCTCGACATCGTGGTGAACAACACCGACCGCAAGGGCGGGCACCTCCTGCCCGGCGTCGACGGCCACGTCTACGGCGTCGACCACGGCATCTGCCTGCACACCGACCCCAAGCTGCGGACCGTCCTGTGGGGCTGGATCGGCGAGCCGCTGCCGCCGGACACCGTCGAGAAACTGCGCAAGCTGCGCTCGGAGCTCGACGGCGGCCTCGGCACGACCCTCGCCGAACACATCACCAAGTTCGAGATCCGGGCTTTGGCCGAGCGCACCGACGTGCTGCTCGCCGAGGGCATCTTCCCCGAACCGGGTGACGACTGGCGCGCCATCCCGTGGCCCCTCTTCTGA
- a CDS encoding aminoglycoside phosphotransferase family protein — MAPLLIDAPARARLVDRFGAELAEPWCDALPDLVARLTARWGLTVREARPGNTGRTLLCTGPGGDLRVLKLTPDPEVARLEFTGLRAWAGCSRVVQVLDADLAANAILLEGLVPGTELAGHDIPWAQLGELLDQLHSVVRSGVDPRGAEPRGEFRRLAEGIEFIFDLSERRRRESAAAGLMPAGVLAKGRARALELATSGPVTLIHGDLHPANVLDAGPERGIVAIDPRPGLGDPSLDAVDFVFVPMAAGGTLDDGIAALAPHVTGFDAERVRAWCVAMAPLVALAPLRRGERTPFTDAVLELAR; from the coding sequence GTGGCCCCTCTTCTGATCGACGCCCCGGCCCGCGCCCGGCTCGTCGACCGCTTCGGCGCGGAACTGGCCGAGCCGTGGTGCGACGCCCTCCCGGACCTCGTCGCCCGCCTGACCGCCCGGTGGGGGCTGACCGTCCGCGAAGCCCGGCCCGGCAACACCGGCCGCACCCTGCTGTGCACCGGCCCCGGCGGCGACCTGCGGGTCCTCAAGCTGACCCCGGACCCCGAAGTCGCCCGGCTGGAGTTCACCGGGCTGCGCGCCTGGGCCGGCTGCTCCCGCGTCGTCCAAGTCCTGGACGCCGACCTCGCCGCGAACGCGATCCTGCTCGAAGGCCTCGTCCCGGGCACCGAGCTGGCCGGTCACGACATCCCGTGGGCGCAGCTCGGCGAGCTGCTCGACCAGCTGCACTCTGTTGTTCGAAGCGGGGTTGACCCACGCGGGGCCGAGCCCCGTGGCGAGTTCCGGCGGCTGGCCGAGGGCATCGAGTTCATCTTCGACCTCTCCGAACGCCGTCGTCGCGAGTCCGCGGCCGCCGGGCTGATGCCCGCCGGCGTGCTGGCCAAGGGCCGTGCGCGCGCCCTGGAACTGGCCACCAGCGGGCCGGTCACGCTCATCCACGGCGACCTGCACCCGGCCAACGTCCTCGACGCCGGACCGGAGCGCGGCATCGTGGCCATCGACCCGCGTCCCGGCCTCGGCGACCCGTCCCTCGACGCCGTCGACTTCGTCTTCGTCCCGATGGCCGCCGGCGGCACCCTCGACGACGGCATCGCCGCGCTCGCCCCGCACGTGACCGGTTTCGACGCCGAACGCGTCCGCGCCTGGTGCGTGGCGATGGCCCCGCTGGTCGCCCTGGCCCCGCTGCGCCGCGGCGAGCGCACGCCGTTCACCGACGCGGTCCTGGAACTGGCCCGCTGA
- a CDS encoding DUF3090 domain-containing protein: MSRVIHVFRQPDRFVAGTVGEPGDRTFYLQASEDVRTISVTIEKQQVVVLAERLSSLLEEVASRFGADVPDDAPEDLVDLDPLTVPVEEEFRVGTMGLGWDADSSAVVIELLAITEGEVDETVVLDDTEEGPDAVRVFLSPAAARAFAERADRVVNAGRKPCPLCAEPLDPTGHICPRQNGYRRETDAGEED, translated from the coding sequence ATGTCTCGCGTAATCCACGTCTTCCGCCAGCCGGATCGGTTCGTCGCCGGCACCGTCGGCGAGCCCGGCGATCGCACGTTCTACCTCCAGGCGTCGGAGGACGTGCGCACCATCAGCGTCACCATCGAAAAACAGCAGGTCGTCGTCCTCGCGGAACGCCTGAGCTCGCTGCTGGAGGAGGTGGCCAGCCGGTTCGGGGCCGACGTGCCCGACGACGCCCCCGAGGACCTCGTCGACCTCGACCCGCTCACGGTGCCGGTCGAGGAGGAGTTCCGCGTCGGCACCATGGGCCTGGGCTGGGACGCCGACAGCAGCGCGGTCGTCATCGAGCTGCTCGCCATCACCGAGGGCGAGGTCGACGAAACGGTCGTGCTCGACGACACCGAGGAGGGCCCGGACGCCGTCCGCGTCTTCCTCAGCCCGGCCGCCGCGCGCGCCTTCGCCGAACGGGCCGACCGCGTCGTCAACGCCGGCCGCAAGCCGTGCCCGCTGTGCGCGGAGCCGCTCGACCCCACCGGGCACATCTGCCCCCGGCAGAACGGCTACCGGCGCGAAACCGACGCGGGCGAAGAAGACTGA
- the nikE gene encoding nickel ABC transporter ATP-binding protein NikE, translating into MTTPLLQLTDLTVTYAVGDSAVPAVRGVGLTLDPGGTLGVAGESGSGKSTVAMSVLRLLPRTAKITGEILLDGEDVTTMKWGRLRAVRWAEASVVFQGAMHALNPVRRIGEQIAEPLRLHPPAGKALTDTEVEARVAELLTQVDLPPSRAGAYPHELSGGQKQRVMIAMALACSPRLIIADEPTTALDVIVQAQVLALLTKLVAEQHIGLIMISHDLSVLAATCQRIAVMYDGQIVEEGPSAEVMGSPRHDHTRALAAAFPTVGDPVSRFAPATSTPLPPEPADRAPTGEPLLAAENLRVSFRDRTGKRIDAVAGVDLTVSRDEIVALVGQSGSGKTTLARTLLGLQKPDSGVVRYAGKPVPAGGAGLKAYRRRVQLVLQDPTSALNPAHTVYEAVAEGPRIHQLPDERAVVHRALEAAELRPAGKYADRLPHQLSGGQRQRVVIAGALALEPSVVVADEPVASLDASVRGEILGLLLRLRRELGLAALVITHDLGLAWNIADRVAVMYRGELVETGTVEQVLLDPQHEYTKSLLAALPGGTLQHRDAVTPGLRPEPGAPPPGAPERTLTDTAGTPHERGV; encoded by the coding sequence GTGACCACCCCGCTGCTGCAGCTCACCGACCTGACCGTCACCTACGCGGTGGGGGACTCCGCCGTCCCCGCCGTCCGCGGCGTCGGCCTCACCCTCGACCCCGGCGGCACCCTCGGCGTCGCCGGCGAGTCCGGCTCGGGCAAGTCCACCGTCGCGATGAGCGTGCTGCGCCTCCTGCCGCGCACCGCCAAGATCACCGGCGAGATCCTCCTCGACGGCGAAGACGTCACCACCATGAAGTGGGGACGGCTGCGCGCGGTCCGCTGGGCCGAGGCGTCGGTGGTGTTCCAGGGCGCCATGCACGCGCTCAACCCCGTCCGCAGGATCGGCGAGCAGATCGCCGAACCGCTGCGGCTGCACCCGCCCGCGGGCAAGGCGCTCACCGACACCGAGGTCGAGGCCCGCGTCGCCGAACTGCTCACCCAGGTCGACCTGCCCCCGAGCCGGGCCGGGGCCTACCCCCACGAGCTGTCCGGCGGGCAGAAGCAGCGCGTCATGATCGCCATGGCGCTGGCCTGCTCACCCCGGCTGATCATCGCCGATGAGCCGACCACCGCCCTCGACGTCATCGTCCAGGCCCAGGTCCTCGCCCTGCTCACCAAGCTGGTCGCCGAGCAGCACATCGGGCTGATCATGATCAGCCACGACCTGTCCGTGCTCGCCGCCACCTGCCAACGCATCGCCGTCATGTACGACGGGCAGATCGTCGAAGAAGGCCCTAGCGCCGAGGTGATGGGCTCGCCCCGCCACGACCACACCCGCGCCCTGGCCGCGGCGTTCCCGACCGTCGGCGACCCGGTGTCCCGCTTCGCCCCGGCCACCAGCACCCCGCTGCCACCCGAACCGGCGGACCGCGCCCCCACCGGCGAGCCGCTGCTGGCCGCCGAAAACCTGCGCGTGTCCTTCCGCGACCGCACCGGTAAGCGCATCGACGCCGTCGCCGGCGTCGACCTCACGGTGTCCCGCGACGAGATCGTCGCCCTGGTCGGCCAGTCCGGCTCCGGCAAGACCACGCTCGCCCGCACCCTGCTGGGCCTGCAGAAACCCGACTCCGGCGTGGTCCGCTACGCCGGGAAGCCCGTCCCGGCAGGCGGGGCCGGGCTCAAGGCCTACCGCCGTCGGGTCCAGCTCGTCCTGCAGGACCCGACGAGTGCGCTCAACCCGGCCCACACCGTCTACGAGGCCGTCGCCGAGGGCCCCCGGATCCACCAGCTCCCCGACGAGCGGGCCGTCGTCCACCGGGCCTTGGAAGCCGCCGAGCTGCGGCCCGCCGGGAAGTACGCCGACCGGCTCCCGCACCAGCTCTCCGGCGGCCAGCGCCAGCGCGTCGTCATCGCCGGGGCACTGGCGCTCGAACCGTCGGTGGTGGTGGCCGACGAACCGGTCGCCTCCCTCGACGCGTCCGTCCGCGGCGAGATCCTCGGACTGCTGCTGCGGCTGCGCCGCGAACTCGGCCTCGCCGCCCTGGTGATCACCCACGACCTCGGCCTGGCCTGGAACATCGCCGACCGCGTCGCCGTGATGTACCGCGGCGAGCTCGTCGAAACCGGCACCGTCGAACAGGTCCTGCTCGATCCACAGCACGAGTACACGAAGTCCCTGCTGGCCGCCCTGCCCGGCGGCACCCTCCAGCACCGCGACGCAGTGACTCCGGGGCTTCGCCCCGAGCCGGGGGCTCCGCCACCCGGAGCCCCCGAAAGGACCTTGACTGATACTGCGGGAACTCCGCACGAGCGCGGTGTGTAA
- a CDS encoding TIGR03668 family PPOX class F420-dependent oxidoreductase → MTPEEARDRFTAARVARLATVSADGVPHLVPVTFAVRGDVVVFAVDHKPKSTTALRRLRNIESNPAVCFLADGYAEDWSRLWWARADGVARVEPPGAEPVAWLVAKYEQYAQRPPEHAVVVTDVHTWSGWAGS, encoded by the coding sequence ATGACGCCGGAAGAGGCGCGGGACCGGTTCACCGCGGCACGGGTGGCGCGGCTGGCGACGGTGTCGGCCGACGGGGTGCCGCACCTGGTGCCGGTGACGTTCGCGGTGCGAGGCGACGTGGTGGTGTTCGCGGTGGACCACAAGCCGAAGTCGACGACGGCGTTGCGGCGGCTGCGCAACATCGAGTCGAACCCCGCGGTGTGCTTTCTCGCCGACGGTTACGCCGAGGACTGGTCGCGGCTGTGGTGGGCGCGGGCGGACGGGGTGGCGCGGGTGGAGCCGCCGGGCGCCGAGCCGGTGGCGTGGCTGGTGGCCAAGTACGAGCAGTACGCGCAGCGGCCGCCGGAGCACGCGGTGGTCGTGACGGACGTGCACACGTGGAGCGGCTGGGCCGGGAGCTAA
- a CDS encoding ABC transporter permease: MAGHPAPHRGGTGTARFVLKKLLEALISVVLVIVLFFFLFRLLPGDPAATMTRDHPTSPQQIAELREKMGVDKPVLVQFRNYFRDLLHGNLGESRLLNNGRPVADMIGERLWPTILLVGSATLLAVLLGLWLGIRAAWRRDSFFDRSQTGLALTLWSVPQFWLGLMLLVVTGGLFPSRGMHSPDAAPDFLSQTLDVLHHLVLPCVTLLAVFYAQYMLIMRSSLLGEMDADYLTTARAKGLRDDLVRRRHAVPNALLPTTTLVFMQFGQVVAGAVTVEAVFSWPGLGQLTYDALHGPDLPVLQGVFTVLASAVVLMNLLAELLYRVLDPRVRTS, encoded by the coding sequence CGTGCTCAAGAAGCTCCTCGAAGCACTGATCAGCGTCGTGCTGGTGATCGTGCTGTTCTTCTTCCTCTTCCGGCTGCTGCCCGGCGACCCGGCCGCCACCATGACCCGCGACCACCCCACCAGCCCGCAGCAGATCGCCGAACTGCGCGAAAAGATGGGCGTCGACAAGCCCGTCCTCGTCCAGTTCCGCAATTACTTCCGGGACCTGCTGCACGGCAACCTCGGCGAATCCCGGCTGCTCAACAACGGCCGCCCGGTCGCGGACATGATCGGCGAACGGCTCTGGCCGACCATCCTGCTCGTCGGCAGCGCCACCCTGCTCGCCGTCCTCCTCGGGCTGTGGCTGGGCATCCGCGCCGCCTGGCGCCGCGACAGCTTCTTCGACCGCAGCCAGACCGGGCTCGCGCTGACCCTGTGGTCGGTCCCGCAGTTCTGGCTCGGCCTGATGCTGCTCGTGGTGACGGGCGGCCTGTTCCCCAGCCGCGGCATGCACTCCCCGGACGCCGCCCCCGACTTCCTCTCCCAGACCCTCGACGTCCTGCACCACCTGGTGCTGCCGTGCGTGACGCTGCTGGCGGTGTTCTACGCCCAGTACATGCTGATCATGCGGTCGTCGCTGCTGGGGGAGATGGACGCCGACTACCTCACCACCGCCCGCGCCAAGGGCCTGCGCGACGACCTCGTCCGCCGCCGCCACGCCGTCCCCAACGCCCTGCTGCCGACCACCACGCTGGTGTTCATGCAGTTCGGCCAGGTCGTCGCCGGTGCGGTCACCGTCGAGGCCGTGTTCAGCTGGCCCGGGCTCGGGCAGCTCACCTACGACGCGCTGCACGGCCCCGACCTGCCGGTGCTGCAGGGCGTGTTCACCGTGCTGGCGAGCGCGGTGGTGCTGATGAACCTGCTCGCGGAACTGCTCTACCGCGTGCTCGACCCGAGGGTGCGTACCTCATGA